The Jaculus jaculus isolate mJacJac1 chromosome 3, mJacJac1.mat.Y.cur, whole genome shotgun sequence genome includes the window GTCCCTTATCACTTTTTCTGATCTCTCGTTTGGTCTCCAGCTCCCTCCCTACCCAATGCTGGGGACCCAGAGTAAATCAACATAGATTTGCTGATCACTTGACACCTGTCACATCACCCCAGTCACTTCACTCCACAAATCTCATGTGCACTGCTAATTTTTAAGAAAGCGCAGCATTACTGCGTTTTCCTCCAATCTTTAGATCGCAGCTGCAGCTGTCTCTTAAAGTCTTTCTGAAGTTGTGTTCATGTTATTTCAAGCCATCTTCCTGAGAACTACTGATCGTGCAATTTGGGAATATTTCCATTTCTGTCTGGGGCTGGGCAAGGCGCGAGCCAAACCTTGGGACTGAACTGGGTGTTCAGACAATAAATCAGACAGGTGTCACCGCTCCGTGACAGAGGGCTCGGCTGCTCTGAAATAGTAACCGTTTATATTAGGCTGCACTTGAAACAACATCCTGCCACGGGGACCTGCTTTCCCATAGCTTTTACACTACCCAGAGATCTGACGTCAGTCAGCCGTATTGAGAGCAAAACAGCTCTAGCCCTTTTCTGTGTAATGGTCGCTGCCCCTCccaaggaaaacaaaacacagaaaaacaagACAGCCACCCAGGAAGCCGCAGCCAGCTGCCTCCAACTGGGAAGTCATCCtggcaaaatttaaaaagaatttttgaaaGCGTTTTTGGAGACGTATTTAAGATTAGACTTCCTCTGGGGTAAGGACTCCCCGTGGCTTTCGAGCCTCCCAACGTGCTGCCCGCATAGGGACGCGCTGTCAACTTCTGGACCAAGTCAGAGAGGTCCCTTGGGTTCACTTCTAGATTTTAAGTCTACTAAACTTACGAGGCTCAAGAAACCGAAAGAAAAACCTAAAACTAGGAGGGTTGTTTGTCAGGATGTGCCCAGGCACGTCGAGGTCTAAAGTGGATACCTAACACGGTGATAGACACTGGGCTATCCACCAGGACTTGTCACGTGACACTCTGGGTTAAAGAACCCAATGGACCGTGTTCCTCTTTTCAAGGCAGGTGAGATGCTGTGGCCCTGTGGCACCTTGGCATAGCTAACCGGCTCTGTGCCTTGGTCCCTGAGCATCCTCTGGGCGGGCTCTCGTCGCCGCGCCCCTGGTGAGCCGCTCGCGCACCCATCCTACGTAGGGTGCGTGGCCGGGACCATGGGGAGGGACCGTGGAGCACGGACCTGCCGCTCCTCCACCTGCAGCTGGTACTCCTCGCGCATCCGCAGCAGCTCGTCCTCCAGGCGCGCGCGTAGCAACTCCAGCTCCCGCGCCTCGGCCCGCAGCGCGTCGGCCTCGTGCGCGCACAGCCGCGCCTCCTCCTCGGCCCGTCGCCGGCTCTCCTGGCCCCGGAGCAGCGCCTGCTCCAGCTCGCGCACCTCCTCCTCGTACATCTGCACGGTGTCGCGCCACGACTCGGCCACCAGCAGGGCGTAGCTGTCCTGCACCTCCCGCAGGCGCGGCGGGGGCGCGGAGGCCCGAGCTCGGAAGTGCAGAGTCAGGTTGGCTGCGCGGGTGCGCAGCTCCCGCACGTCGCGCTCGTGGGAGGCGTCCAGGCCGCGGCGCTCGGCCTGCAGCCGGCCCAGCAACGCCTCGAGGGCGGCGCGGGCGCCCAGCGCCTCCTGCAGCTCCCGCCGCTGCGCGCCCAGCTCGGCGTCCAGACGGCCGCGGGCGGCGCTCTCCTCGGCGCTCAGCCGCTGCAGCTCCCGCAGCTCCCGCCGCAGCGCGTCGCGTTCGCCCTCGGCCAGCGCCGTGGCCCAGCTCAGCTCATCCAGCTGCTGCCGCAGGCTGCGCGCCTCCTCGGCGAAGCGGGCCTGGCCCTCGATCCACAGGCCCTCCTGCCCACGCCGGCCGCGCAGCTCCTCCTCCAGGAGCGAGTTCTCGCGCTCCAGCTCCCGCACCCGGCACACGTAGTCGTAGAGCCGGGCGTTGAGCTCCTGTAGCTCGGCCTTTTCCGAGCCCGTCTGCAGCCTCCACGACAGCATCTTGCTGAGTGAGTGCGCTCTGCCTTTTACCACCCACCGGCTGCCTCCTGCCCTGATCTTGTCCCCTCCGCCGCGCCGCTCCTGCCCAGCCAGCCGCTGCCTCGGAGGCCCGCAGACTGCGGCGGGAGCTGGACGAGCCTCGGCACTTAGCGGACTCGGCCAGAGGCAGTGGACACGAGCCACCGCCTCCAGCCAATCAGAGCGCGGCCCGCTCTGCCACGGCAGCTGGACAGCGCCCTCTGCCGACATGACCGTGCCGTGGCGAGGCTGCCCAGTCCTGACCACTGGGTGGACGGGGTGATCCTGGCGGGTGGTCTCAGGATAGGGTTCCCTATTGCGAGTCTGCAGGCATACCTCAGGCTCCCCAAAGCCCTATTGTTCACTGATGTAAAAGGAGTCGCCACTAAGTGAGGCATGCTTGGTAATTTACAGGAAACTTCTCAAACATATAGCGGTATGTGGGGGATAGGTcttctgtttttttcaaggtctcgagttcaatcccaagcaccgcaaaaacagaagaaaagagggaaTGAGGGAAGATGAGTGAAGGGTAGGACAAAGaatgggagggggaagaaaaCATGGATTCAGGATGTAGTccgtggtagagcatttgcctagcaaggTCCTGAAGTTCATATGTATACCTCTTAATTGATGACGTAAGAACATCTGACTTACCAAATTTTTATGTTCAggtaagattttcttttctttctaaagcGTGGAAGgcccattttctttcctccttaccCATACTGCCCTCAGGGAGTAAGAACTTAACCTGGAGGTGCTTTTAGCACAGAACATTCTTACACACCTAACATTTCCTCAAATTTTGACAGTTGTCTTATACACACCCCCAGTGTGAcagctggttttctttttctttcaacaaTGTGCCCTTAAGAAAGCACTCAATTTAATTGCCATAGAAACCACAGCTCTGCCACTCTCTTTTTTGCATACTTGCATTTCATTACTTTTCACGGCAGTTGCTTAAGTTACAAATGACAATAACCAGGATGTGAAGCACCAAGGAACACAGGAACAAGCACATGATGAGGGCAGGGGTGCTGAGGAAAGGTTAGAGTCCTCCAGTGGCCACAGGGCTCCTCCTGGCAAGCCCACCAGTCAGTGCATTTCACAGTGACTTGGAAAGGAGGGTTGGTCAAGGTCCCTTGAAGAACTTATTAGGACTACTCTTGTGAGTCTCTGACCACAAACACTAGCAGAAAGTGACCATGCATTTCCTTGGAGACCCCATTTCTAAGGTGCTATTCTACAGGAGGTAGAAATGTATACCTTTCAGGTCAGAATTCCTTTCCCTTTCTGTAAAGACTAAGTGGGGGTGAGGGTGCGCCCAGCACAAAGGCATGGGAATGGGGGACTCTAGACCCCTGTTCTTGTCTGCTCTTCTCCTATTAACCTAGGGGCACAGTGACACCTGATCCTTGCTTGTCAAGTACAGGGATGATACTTGCAGTGACATTGTTACCGGACTTGCCTACCCCACCCCCCATCCCAAGCATATCTCCTGGGCCATCTTGAGATGTCAGGCCATCATGGGGCAGCTCACACAGTTGCCTAGGTTCAGTTGCACCATTCATTCTCAGCACTGGTTCCCCACCTCCTTCCTGGGCAGGGGGCAGCTCTTCAGTGGGCAGGAGCATTTACAGAGGTCAGTGGGTCTCCAAGGAGGACGCCTTGCTTTGCCTCATTAGGTTTTTCTTACCCCATGCCCTTCAGGGTCTTGGATTTTGAAACTCAAGACCTACCCTCTTTTCTGTTCTAAATCCTGTCCCTGGGGAAAGGTCTGGCCAGGGTGCACCTGCTGGGGGAGGGAAAGAGTATGCTGGGAAATAGCAGCAGAGAAAACAAGTGCCACTGGTAAATCTTCCAAACTAATGTTCTGATGATCACTCATCATCACAAAACTGAGACTCAGAGCAGACTAACATTCATAAAGACACACAGTTCCAGAATGTGGGAATAGGTGTCTTAGAGGTCATGACCAAGGGCGCTAACTTGAGCCGGCAGGGTCTGctcaaaggaaaggaaataactcAGATGATGGGAGGAGAGGACTGTTTGTAAAGGGCTTGTGGGATGGTGAGGCACAGGGGTCCAGCAAGAGTGGACCTTCATGCTCTAGGGTTAGCTAAGTGTGGGAGAGCCTGGGCTGAAAGGGAAGGAGCTGGGGATGGAGTGAGAGAAGGAACACTCAACTACTCTCTCTTCCTGCTGGCTTCCTGCCCCCACTTCCCACTGCAGAAGCCAGAAGTCGCTGAAGTCTGGCAGTGGGATGCTAGATGGGGCTCCCACTGGCTAGAGACTGCCAGCTGTTACAGTGGAACCATGTATTTAACACAGCCATTGTTAGAAATTAAATTATGCAAGCTTACAATTCATTATacaaaaaaaggaattttaataCTCAAAGCTTAACACTTTCCTAATTACTTGACTGCATTTTCTTGTCCCTGAAATTCTATATGGATAGGGTATGTGAACAAGGAAAACGTTACTTAATGTATGCTACCAACTGTGTGTACTGTATTTACTGGTAGCTTAAATATTTATAGCgtagaaatcagaaaatgattttCTATTGTTAGCTGGATGTGTTGCTTTGCGTAGCTTTAAGAAAATAGTCTcatgtgttcatatattaatagTATATAGATGCTTGTGAGAGagatttttgcatgtgcatgcatgtgtggtgtgatgtatgtgtgtggtctATGGACAccatgtatgtgctgatgtggcACCCCATGCACTTGTGGTGGCCAGAGAACATCAGGTTCCCCCAACCCCTGGCATTATGCATCTGCCTTGATTCCTTGAGACAGAGCTTGCCATTTTCCACAAGCTCCAGCCATTCTCTGGTCcctgctcctcacaggactggaaTTACACATGCATGTGGCTATGTcaagctatttacatgggtgctgaggaaccgAACTGCGAAAGCTTCAGGtccactcaggccctcatgtttgccaGGAAACACTTAGCCACCaaaccatttcaccagccccttgtttgtgttttgagacaggttgtcatgtagcccaggctggcactgaaTTTGCCATGTAGCTTAGGATGACCTAAAAgtcctgattttcctgcctccactttcccagTGCTAGAAATACAGGTGGGtgacaccatacctggtttatggGGTGCTCAGGAACCAACTGAATACCTCATAACTGCTAAGCAAGCACACTACCAACTGACCTACATCCCTAGCCCAGTAGTATAGATTACACTTAGTAGTGTGTTGTGCTGTAGCTATTGAATTGTGAATGGTGGGAAATTTTTGAAGAAGTGTTTTTCAGTGTTTTACAACTATTATTCAGGTCAGTCAGCAGAGAAGTTGCTTCATGATGAGGATTGAAACATCATAGTAATTTCACCTTGCTTGATAAGCAAAAATCTCtttcaactatttttatttattatttatttatgtgtgtgtgtgtgagagagagagagagagggagggagggagagagagagagattatggatgtgcaagggcctccagccactgcaaatgaagtctagatgcatctggcttacttaagtactagggactcaaacatgggtcctttggctttgcaggcaagtgccttaagtgctaagccatctctctgataAGCAAAAGTCTCAACCAACACTCATAATATGTCACACTGTCACACTCATTCATCAGCTATAACTGGAGATGACTAAGAACACCAGAGTTCTGCGACAATCCGTGACAACATTTTATGTGACTCCATTTGCTATATGGAGCTATGATAAGGAGTACTGGATATGTTGCAACTGcgtataataaaaaaatgaaacttgcTTCAATGTTGCCACtatataaaaataagcatttttattaatatcttaCTGGCAAAAATTCCCTCCAGTCTTTATTTCTTATTGACATTATTGTGTTCAATAGGATGGGTAATGCAAGTTGTaagaatatatgcatatatttgaagaaatgaataaatatatatatgaaaaacatATTTCACCATGAAATTGATGAAATAATTTTACTTTGAATGAAAAAAGTCCTGTAACTATTTCTTTCTAGAATTGTCCCAACACCAGTTTTCCCACCACTATTGTAAGATAATGTCTCTCAGAATTTTTTggttctggagattgaatttaggtccatgtatgctagacaaatgctttgccactgagctgtaTTCCCTGGCCCACTGTATTTTCCAGTCatgtcttgaactcactacatagccctaGTCTGGTGTCCAgtttgtggtcctcctgccttaacctcttGAGTagatgggattaaagatatgaacCACCAAGCCAGCTCAAGACAAtggtttaaatgttttgttttgggtttttttgtttgtttgttttttcaaggttaaggttttctctagtccaggctgacctgaaattaatctcaggctggcatcagactcagtgatcctcctacctcagcccctcaagtgctaggattaaagtgtgcaccaccatgcccggctttttaaattttattttatttattttatgaaagagagaaagaattagcatgccagggcctctagtcactcagATGGTGTGCAGCCTTGTATGCATCCgtcaccttgtgcttacgtgggttctggggaatcaaacctgcgtccttaggctttgcaggcaagtgccttaactgctaagccatctctccagccccttttccattttttgaggcagtgtctcattctagctcaggctaacatggaactcactctatagcccag containing:
- the Synm gene encoding synemin isoform X4 — translated: MLSWRLQTGSEKAELQELNARLYDYVCRVRELERENSLLEEELRGRRGQEGLWIEGQARFAEEARSLRQQLDELSWATALAEGERDALRRELRELQRLSAEESAARGRLDAELGAQRRELQEALGARAALEALLGRLQAERRGLDASHERDVRELRTRAANLTLHFRARASAPPPRLREVQDSYALLVAESWRDTVQMYEEEVRELEQALLRGQESRRRAEEEARLCAHEADALRAEARELELLRARLEDELLRMREEYQLQVEERQRVIDCLEDEREALTLAMADRLRDYQELVQVKTGLSLEVATYRALLEGESNPEILIWTENVENMPQDGCEQCKGDPQLDPGGRDGSGSSPCVRR